A region of Burkholderiales bacterium JOSHI_001 DNA encodes the following proteins:
- a CDS encoding transcriptional regulator (PFAM: MarR family~manually curated): protein MTNLESRPMQLEQFLPYRLAVLADAVSRSLAAVYAERFALTRDEWRVLALLAESGPIKSTELGLRATLDKMQVSRAVTRMERDGLAERQTDDADRRNLVVRLTPAGRALHKKIVPMAQARERFLLDALEPAERAAFDAALDKIHARARQLAEQG from the coding sequence GTGACCAACCTAGAGTCGCGCCCCATGCAGTTGGAGCAGTTCCTTCCCTACCGCCTGGCCGTGCTGGCCGACGCGGTGAGCCGGTCGCTGGCGGCGGTGTACGCCGAACGCTTTGCGCTCACCCGTGACGAGTGGCGGGTGCTGGCCCTGCTGGCCGAATCGGGCCCGATCAAGTCCACCGAACTGGGCTTGCGCGCCACGCTGGACAAGATGCAGGTCAGCCGCGCGGTCACCCGCATGGAGCGCGACGGCCTGGCCGAACGCCAGACCGACGACGCCGACCGCCGCAACCTGGTGGTGCGGCTCACGCCAGCGGGCCGCGCTCTGCACAAGAAGATCGTGCCCATGGCCCAGGCGCGCGAACGCTTCCTGCTGGACGCGCTGGAGCCCGCCGAGCGCGCGGCCTTCGACGCCGCGCTGGACAAGATCCACGCCCGTGCGCGCCAGTTGGCCGAGCAGGGCTGA
- a CDS encoding aerobic-type carbon monoxide dehydrogenase, small subunit CoxS/CutS-like protein (PFAM: 2Fe-2S iron-sulfur cluster binding domain; [2Fe-2S] binding domain), with the protein MARLNVNGRVHEVDAEADTPLLWALREQLGLTGTKYGCGIAQCGACTVHIDGEAVRSCARPLSSLTPQNKVTTIEGLSPDGSHPVQKAWAALDVPQCGFCQCGMIMTAAALLKSKPKPTDADIDQGVTNICRCGTYNRVRAAIKLAAQG; encoded by the coding sequence ATGGCCCGATTGAACGTGAACGGTCGCGTCCACGAGGTGGACGCCGAGGCCGACACCCCGCTGCTGTGGGCGCTGCGTGAGCAGTTGGGCCTGACCGGCACCAAGTACGGCTGTGGCATCGCGCAATGCGGTGCCTGCACGGTGCACATCGACGGCGAGGCGGTGCGTTCCTGCGCCCGGCCCCTGTCGTCGCTGACGCCGCAGAACAAGGTCACCACCATCGAAGGCCTGTCGCCCGACGGCAGCCACCCGGTGCAAAAAGCCTGGGCGGCGCTGGACGTGCCGCAATGCGGCTTCTGCCAGTGCGGGATGATCATGACCGCCGCGGCCCTGCTGAAGAGCAAACCCAAACCCACCGACGCGGACATCGACCAGGGCGTCACCAACATCTGCCGCTGCGGCACCTACAACCGCGTGCGCGCTGCCATCAAGTTGGCTGCGCAGGGCTGA
- a CDS encoding aerobic-type carbon monoxide dehydrogenase, large subunit CoxL/CutL-like protein (PFAM: Molybdopterin-binding domain of aldehyde dehydrogenase): MSNAIKATSSSSRGAARVSRRRFIGAGSAAAGGLALGFHLPLSGQTAVSVPPSTYAPSAPGEINAWVLVRPDDTVVVRVARSEMGQGSLTGLAQLVAEELECDWAKVSTEYPTPGQNLANNRVWRNFSTGGSRGIRESNDYVRQGGAAARMMLVQAAANRWQVAPAECSVKAGVITHGPSKRTLRYGEVAAAAAKLPMPTDVVLKDPKTWTIAGKPLKRLDTLDKLTGKQVYGMDLKLPGMLTAAIKECPVFGGKVKGFDAAAVNRRPGVKQVLQVGDTAVAVVADTWWHAKTALEALPIQWDEGPNAQASSEAFAAVLKTALDAPEAAAANTVGDARAALASSAKVVEAVYSYPHQNHACMEVMNATAKLTVGSGGTVERCEVWCPTQNGEAALAATAEASGLPPAKCEVYKLHLGGGFGRRGMTDYVRQAVAIAKQMPNTPVKLLWSREEDMAQGRFHPVTQCKLRAGLDASGKLNALHMRLAGQSILSVVFPQNVKNGLDPVAFQGLNPSGPEAAIGYSVPNLLIDHALRNPHVPPGFWRGVNLNHNAIYLECFIDELAHAAGQDPLAFRRALMDKHPKHLAVLNAAAQGAGWGQPAPDVNGQKVFRGLAQTMGFGSYVAACAEVSVSADGVLKIHRIVAATDCGHAVNPQQIEAQVEGSFAYGLSAALYGECTVKDGRIQQSNFHDYPVLRMAEMPKVQTIVMPSGGFWGGVGEPTIAVAAPAVLNAIFAATGKRIRELPLKSGLKRA; this comes from the coding sequence ATGTCCAACGCGATCAAGGCCACTTCTTCTTCGTCCCGCGGTGCTGCGCGGGTGTCGCGCCGCCGCTTCATCGGCGCGGGCTCGGCCGCGGCGGGCGGGCTGGCTTTGGGTTTTCACCTGCCGCTGTCCGGCCAGACCGCCGTGTCGGTGCCGCCGTCCACCTACGCCCCCAGCGCGCCGGGCGAGATCAACGCCTGGGTGCTGGTGCGCCCCGACGACACGGTGGTGGTGCGCGTGGCGCGTTCCGAGATGGGCCAGGGCTCGCTCACCGGGCTGGCGCAGCTGGTGGCCGAAGAACTGGAATGCGACTGGGCCAAGGTGAGCACCGAGTACCCCACACCGGGCCAGAACCTGGCCAACAACCGGGTCTGGCGCAATTTCTCCACCGGTGGCAGCCGGGGCATCCGCGAATCGAACGACTACGTCCGCCAGGGGGGCGCGGCGGCCCGCATGATGCTGGTGCAGGCCGCCGCCAACCGCTGGCAGGTGGCCCCGGCCGAGTGCAGCGTGAAGGCGGGCGTCATCACCCACGGCCCCAGCAAGCGCACGCTGCGCTATGGCGAAGTGGCGGCCGCCGCAGCCAAGCTGCCCATGCCCACCGACGTGGTGCTGAAGGACCCCAAGACCTGGACCATCGCCGGCAAGCCGCTGAAGCGCCTGGACACGCTGGACAAGCTCACCGGCAAGCAGGTCTATGGCATGGACCTGAAACTGCCCGGCATGCTGACCGCCGCCATCAAGGAATGCCCGGTCTTCGGCGGCAAGGTGAAGGGCTTCGATGCGGCGGCGGTGAACCGCCGGCCCGGCGTGAAGCAGGTGCTGCAGGTGGGCGACACCGCCGTGGCCGTGGTGGCCGACACCTGGTGGCACGCCAAGACCGCGCTGGAGGCCCTGCCCATCCAATGGGACGAAGGCCCCAACGCCCAGGCCAGCAGCGAGGCCTTCGCCGCGGTGCTGAAAACGGCGCTGGACGCGCCCGAAGCCGCGGCGGCCAACACCGTGGGTGACGCCCGCGCGGCGCTGGCGTCGTCGGCCAAGGTGGTGGAGGCGGTGTACAGCTACCCGCACCAGAACCATGCCTGCATGGAGGTGATGAACGCCACCGCCAAGCTGACGGTGGGCAGCGGCGGCACGGTGGAACGCTGCGAAGTCTGGTGCCCCACGCAGAACGGCGAAGCCGCGCTGGCCGCCACGGCCGAAGCCTCGGGCCTGCCACCGGCGAAATGCGAGGTCTACAAGCTGCACCTGGGTGGCGGCTTCGGCCGACGCGGCATGACCGACTATGTGCGCCAGGCCGTGGCCATTGCCAAGCAGATGCCCAACACGCCGGTCAAGCTGCTGTGGTCACGCGAGGAGGACATGGCCCAGGGGCGCTTTCACCCGGTCACGCAGTGCAAGCTGCGCGCCGGGCTGGACGCCAGCGGCAAGCTGAACGCGCTGCACATGCGCCTGGCCGGCCAGTCCATCCTGTCGGTGGTGTTCCCGCAGAACGTGAAGAACGGTCTGGACCCGGTGGCCTTCCAGGGCCTGAACCCCAGTGGCCCCGAGGCGGCCATTGGCTACAGCGTGCCGAACCTGCTGATCGACCACGCGCTGCGCAACCCGCACGTGCCGCCGGGCTTCTGGCGCGGCGTGAACCTGAACCACAACGCCATCTACCTGGAGTGCTTCATCGACGAGTTGGCCCACGCCGCGGGCCAGGACCCGCTGGCCTTTCGCCGCGCGCTGATGGACAAGCACCCCAAGCACCTGGCGGTGCTGAACGCGGCCGCCCAAGGCGCTGGCTGGGGCCAACCCGCCCCGGACGTGAATGGCCAGAAGGTCTTCCGCGGGCTGGCGCAGACCATGGGCTTCGGCAGCTACGTGGCCGCCTGCGCCGAAGTGAGCGTCAGTGCCGACGGCGTGCTGAAGATCCACCGCATCGTGGCCGCCACCGACTGCGGCCATGCGGTGAACCCGCAGCAGATCGAAGCGCAGGTCGAAGGCTCCTTCGCCTACGGCCTGTCGGCGGCCTTGTACGGCGAGTGCACGGTGAAGGACGGTCGCATCCAGCAGAGCAACTTCCACGACTACCCGGTGCTGCGCATGGCCGAGATGCCCAAGGTGCAGACCATCGTGATGCCCTCGGGCGGCTTCTGGGGCGGGGTGGGCGAGCCCACCATCGCCGTGGCCGCCCCGGCGGTGCTGAACGCCATCTTCGCCGCCACCGGCAAGCGCATCCGCGAACTGCCGCTCAAGAGCGGCCTGAAGCGCGCCTGA
- a CDS encoding putative acyl-CoA transferase/carnitine dehydratase (PFAM: CoA-transferase family III): MGPLAGMKVIELASIGPGPMCAMLLADLGAQVTRIDRLAPSGLGVPVPSQFDVMGRGRRSVALDLKAPAGRDAALRLIAGADVLVEGWRPGVAERLGLGPDDCIARNPRLVYGRMTGFGQTGPLAPAAGHDINYIALTGALHAIGTPGTALPPLNLVGDFGGGALYLAFGLMAALWERQRSGHGQVVDAAMVDGASSLMAMFHGLAAAGQWNAASRGTNLLDGGAPFYATYDCAGGGQVAVGALEPKFFAELVQRVGLDPAFVPRQYDRSAWPAMREALAALFRTRTRDEWATLLEGSDACAAPVLSLHEAPQHRHAAARAAFVQVDGVSQPAPAPRFSRTPAAVPEPPPREGQHSRQVLADAGFSADDINTLLASGVLRQDV, from the coding sequence ATGGGTCCCTTGGCCGGCATGAAGGTGATCGAACTGGCCAGCATCGGACCGGGTCCGATGTGCGCCATGTTGCTGGCCGACCTGGGCGCGCAAGTCACGCGCATCGACCGCCTGGCCCCCAGTGGGCTGGGCGTTCCCGTGCCGTCGCAGTTCGACGTGATGGGCCGCGGCCGGCGCTCGGTGGCCTTGGACCTGAAGGCCCCCGCGGGCCGTGATGCCGCGCTGCGCCTGATTGCTGGCGCCGACGTGCTGGTGGAGGGCTGGCGCCCGGGCGTGGCTGAGCGCCTGGGCCTGGGGCCGGACGACTGCATCGCCCGCAACCCCCGCCTGGTTTACGGCCGCATGACCGGCTTTGGCCAGACCGGCCCCTTGGCCCCCGCGGCCGGGCACGACATCAATTACATCGCGCTCACCGGCGCGCTGCACGCCATCGGCACGCCGGGCACAGCGCTGCCGCCGCTGAACCTGGTGGGTGACTTTGGCGGCGGCGCGCTGTACCTGGCCTTCGGCCTGATGGCCGCGCTGTGGGAACGCCAGCGCAGCGGCCACGGGCAGGTGGTGGACGCCGCCATGGTGGACGGCGCCTCCAGCCTGATGGCCATGTTCCACGGCCTGGCCGCTGCCGGGCAATGGAACGCGGCGTCGCGCGGCACCAACCTGCTGGACGGCGGCGCGCCGTTTTACGCCACCTACGACTGCGCCGGAGGCGGCCAGGTGGCCGTGGGCGCGCTGGAGCCGAAGTTCTTTGCCGAATTGGTGCAACGCGTCGGCTTGGACCCCGCTTTCGTGCCCCGCCAGTACGACCGCAGCGCCTGGCCCGCGATGCGTGAAGCCTTGGCGGCCCTGTTTCGCACCCGCACACGCGACGAATGGGCCACCTTGCTCGAAGGCAGCGACGCCTGCGCGGCGCCGGTGTTGTCCCTGCACGAGGCGCCGCAGCACCGGCACGCGGCCGCGCGTGCGGCCTTTGTGCAAGTGGACGGCGTGTCCCAGCCGGCCCCGGCACCGCGCTTTTCGCGCACACCTGCCGCCGTCCCCGAGCCGCCGCCGCGCGAAGGCCAGCACAGCCGCCAGGTGCTGGCCGATGCCGGCTTCAGCGCCGACGACATCAACACCTTGCTGGCCAGCGGTGTGCTGCGCCAGGACGTCTGA
- a CDS encoding lactoylglutathione lyase-like lyase (PFAM: Glyoxalase/Bleomycin resistance protein/Dioxygenase superfamily): MLLQRVHHVAYRCHNAKETVHWYRQHLGMEFVLAIAEDQVPSTHAPDPYMHVFLDAGAGNILAFFELPNSPAMGRDGNTPNWVQHLAFKVDSVATLEATKARLEAAGIAVVGVTDHTIFKSIYFFDPNGHRLELAADTVTDEQMKKLDAVKWDMLDEWDRTKRAPKHAAWMHEKEFKAQ, translated from the coding sequence ATGCTGCTGCAACGCGTTCACCACGTGGCCTACCGCTGCCACAACGCCAAGGAAACCGTGCACTGGTACCGCCAGCACCTGGGCATGGAATTCGTGCTGGCCATCGCCGAAGACCAGGTGCCGTCCACCCATGCGCCCGACCCCTACATGCATGTGTTCCTGGACGCTGGCGCGGGCAACATCCTGGCCTTCTTCGAACTGCCGAATTCGCCCGCCATGGGCCGCGACGGCAACACGCCGAACTGGGTGCAGCATCTGGCCTTCAAGGTGGACAGCGTGGCCACGCTGGAAGCCACCAAGGCCAGGCTGGAAGCCGCCGGCATTGCCGTGGTGGGCGTGACCGACCACACCATCTTCAAGAGCATCTACTTCTTCGACCCCAACGGCCACCGGCTGGAACTGGCCGCCGACACCGTCACCGACGAGCAGATGAAGAAGCTGGACGCCGTGAAGTGGGACATGCTGGACGAATGGGACCGCACCAAGCGCGCCCCCAAGCACGCCGCCTGGATGCACGAAAAAGAATTCAAGGCGCAATGA
- a CDS encoding Zn-dependent hydrolase, glyoxylase (PFAM: Metallo-beta-lactamase superfamily; NUDIX domain) codes for MNAPAPIPRPHVNPVPRFSASVVVLRDGAAGLEVLMLRRAERANDQNSGAAVFPGGLLDAQDSLHHALCSGLDDTQASRRLGLNANGLDYWMAAVRECFEESGLLFARGADDQPAHLDDLPAEERRALRHSLHAGDLDLAALCARFGLTLDVGALTYLSHWITPPGRPKRFDTRFFVAVAPAPQQAVADETETTELMWLTPQQALSPERGLKLLNVTEVTLKQLAGFGHTADVIAHAAAQPLAPAIRPVVGAGERGPVVVMPGEWPYDEIARLDPEGRGHVAVDLKPGRAVRLSERVIRITADNGSVMTGPGTNAYFVGSGTQWALVDPGPDDATHVKSLLEQAAQLPGPLQWILCTHTHKDHSPAAAALHRATGAPRAGRVAAHPEWQDTGFAPERVLAHGDRINLGPDCTLRVVHTPGHASNHLCFLLEQERLLFTGDHLMQGSTVVINPPDGDMAAYLASLEALLQEDLDHLAPGHGFLIAQPHAVVKKTIAHRLGREAKVVDALRAGGPAALDALVTRVYADVPERLHAVARRSLQAHLLKLQGEARTVKEGEVWRLA; via the coding sequence ATGAACGCCCCCGCTCCCATCCCCCGCCCGCATGTGAACCCGGTGCCGCGTTTTTCGGCGTCGGTGGTGGTGTTGCGCGACGGCGCTGCCGGCCTGGAAGTGCTGATGCTGCGCCGCGCCGAGCGCGCCAACGACCAGAACAGCGGCGCCGCGGTGTTCCCCGGCGGCCTGCTGGATGCGCAGGACAGCCTGCACCACGCGCTGTGCAGCGGGCTGGACGACACCCAGGCCAGCCGCCGCCTGGGCCTGAACGCCAACGGCCTGGACTACTGGATGGCCGCCGTGCGCGAATGCTTTGAAGAAAGCGGCCTGCTCTTCGCCCGCGGTGCGGACGACCAGCCCGCGCACCTGGATGACCTGCCGGCCGAGGAACGCCGCGCGCTGCGCCACTCGTTGCACGCGGGTGACCTGGACCTGGCCGCGCTGTGCGCACGCTTCGGCCTCACGCTGGATGTGGGCGCGCTGACCTACCTCAGCCACTGGATCACGCCACCCGGGCGGCCCAAGCGCTTCGACACCCGCTTCTTCGTGGCGGTGGCCCCCGCGCCGCAGCAGGCCGTGGCCGACGAAACCGAAACCACCGAATTGATGTGGCTGACGCCACAGCAAGCACTGAGCCCCGAGCGTGGGCTGAAGCTGCTGAACGTGACCGAGGTGACCCTGAAACAACTGGCCGGCTTCGGCCACACCGCCGATGTCATCGCCCATGCCGCGGCACAGCCGCTGGCCCCGGCCATCCGCCCGGTGGTGGGGGCGGGCGAGCGTGGCCCGGTGGTGGTGATGCCGGGTGAGTGGCCCTACGACGAGATCGCGCGGCTGGACCCCGAAGGCCGCGGCCACGTGGCGGTGGACCTGAAGCCCGGGCGTGCGGTGCGGCTGTCCGAGCGCGTCATCCGCATCACCGCCGACAACGGCAGCGTGATGACCGGCCCTGGCACCAACGCCTACTTCGTGGGCAGCGGCACCCAGTGGGCGCTTGTCGACCCTGGCCCCGACGACGCCACGCATGTGAAGTCTTTGCTCGAGCAGGCCGCGCAACTGCCGGGGCCGCTGCAATGGATCCTGTGCACCCACACCCACAAGGATCACTCGCCCGCCGCCGCCGCCCTTCACCGTGCCACCGGCGCGCCCCGCGCCGGCCGGGTGGCCGCCCACCCCGAGTGGCAGGACACAGGATTTGCGCCCGAGCGCGTGCTGGCGCACGGCGATCGCATCAACCTGGGTCCGGACTGCACGCTGCGGGTGGTCCACACCCCCGGCCACGCGTCCAACCACCTGTGCTTTCTGCTGGAACAGGAAAGGCTGCTCTTCACCGGCGACCACCTGATGCAGGGCTCCACCGTGGTCATCAACCCGCCTGACGGTGACATGGCGGCTTACCTGGCGTCCCTCGAAGCCTTGTTGCAGGAAGACCTGGACCACCTGGCGCCCGGCCACGGCTTCCTCATCGCCCAGCCGCACGCGGTGGTGAAAAAGACCATCGCCCACCGCCTGGGGCGCGAGGCCAAGGTGGTGGACGCGCTGCGGGCAGGTGGCCCAGCGGCCCTGGACGCCCTGGTGACTCGGGTTTACGCCGACGTGCCCGAGCGCCTGCACGCGGTGGCGCGGCGTTCTTTGCAGGCGCACCTGCTGAAACTTCAGGGCGAAGCCAGGACGGTGAAGGAGGGGGAAGTCTGGCGCCTGGCCTGA
- a CDS encoding 2-polyprenyl-6-methoxyphenol hydroxylase-like oxidoreductase (PFAM: FAD binding domain): MLKTYTYPQFPYRQSDEQQTGQPQRHPVVVVGAGPIGLTLALDLAARGLRCVVLDDNNTVSIGSRAVCYAKRPLEIFHRLGVAGPLVERGVSWKVGKVFFKDQLAYRFDLLPEPQHQMPAMINLQQYHLEEALVAACDAHPLVDLRWKHRLLALLQDEAGARLTVETPDGVFHMECDWVVACDGANSDTRRMVGAEFTGQFFQDRFLIADVVMKADFPTERWFWFDPPFHPNQSVLLHKQADNVWRIDFQLGWNADPEEEKKPEKVLPRIRAMLGPKAEFELEWVSVYQFACRRIKDLRVGRVLFAGDAAHQVSPFGARGANTGVQDCDNLAWKLALVHSGQAPQALLDSYHEERAFAADDNLLNSTRSTDFITPKSKASLAFRNAVLELAQQHPFARPLVNSGRLSTPTPYVHSSLNTPDESPFEGRMAPGTVCADAPVTLGGHPAWLLHALGDGFVVLHFGQAPAADLRAGDVRARVLNVGTDLVDSAGVLAQRYDATPGTTYLIRPDQHVAARWRGFDAGKVNAALRRALAM; the protein is encoded by the coding sequence ATGCTGAAGACCTACACCTACCCGCAGTTCCCCTACCGGCAAAGCGACGAACAGCAGACCGGCCAGCCGCAACGCCACCCGGTGGTGGTGGTGGGCGCCGGCCCCATCGGCCTGACCCTGGCCCTGGACCTGGCCGCGCGCGGCCTGCGCTGCGTGGTGCTGGACGACAACAACACCGTCAGCATCGGCTCGCGCGCCGTGTGCTACGCCAAGCGCCCGCTGGAAATCTTCCACCGCCTGGGCGTGGCCGGGCCCCTGGTGGAACGCGGCGTCAGCTGGAAGGTGGGCAAGGTCTTCTTCAAGGACCAGCTGGCCTACCGCTTCGACCTGCTGCCCGAGCCGCAGCACCAGATGCCGGCCATGATCAACCTGCAGCAATACCACCTGGAAGAAGCACTGGTGGCCGCGTGCGACGCCCACCCGCTGGTGGACCTGCGCTGGAAGCACCGCCTGCTGGCCCTGCTGCAGGACGAGGCCGGCGCGCGCCTGACCGTGGAAACGCCCGACGGCGTGTTCCACATGGAATGCGACTGGGTGGTGGCCTGCGATGGCGCCAACAGCGACACCCGCCGCATGGTGGGCGCCGAATTCACCGGCCAGTTCTTCCAGGACCGCTTTCTGATCGCCGACGTGGTGATGAAGGCCGACTTCCCCACCGAGCGCTGGTTCTGGTTCGACCCACCCTTCCACCCCAACCAATCGGTGCTGCTGCACAAGCAGGCCGACAACGTCTGGCGCATCGACTTCCAGTTGGGCTGGAACGCCGACCCCGAAGAAGAGAAGAAGCCCGAGAAGGTGCTGCCACGCATCCGCGCCATGCTGGGCCCGAAGGCCGAGTTCGAGCTGGAATGGGTCAGCGTCTACCAGTTCGCCTGCCGCCGCATCAAGGACCTGCGCGTCGGCCGGGTGCTGTTCGCCGGTGATGCGGCGCACCAGGTGTCGCCCTTCGGTGCGCGCGGCGCCAACACCGGTGTGCAGGACTGCGACAACCTGGCCTGGAAGCTGGCCCTGGTGCACAGCGGCCAGGCGCCGCAGGCCCTGCTGGACAGCTACCACGAAGAACGCGCCTTCGCGGCCGACGACAACCTGCTGAACAGCACGCGCAGCACCGACTTCATCACACCCAAGAGCAAGGCCAGCCTGGCCTTTCGCAACGCGGTGCTGGAGCTGGCGCAGCAGCACCCCTTCGCGCGGCCCCTGGTCAACAGCGGCCGCCTGTCCACGCCCACGCCCTATGTGCATTCATCGCTGAACACGCCCGACGAAAGCCCCTTCGAAGGCCGCATGGCGCCCGGCACCGTGTGCGCGGACGCACCCGTCACCCTGGGCGGCCATCCGGCCTGGCTGCTGCACGCGCTGGGTGATGGCTTCGTGGTGCTGCACTTCGGCCAAGCGCCGGCGGCCGACCTGCGCGCCGGCGACGTGCGCGCCCGCGTGCTGAACGTCGGCACCGACCTGGTGGACAGCGCCGGCGTGCTGGCGCAGCGCTACGACGCCACACCCGGCACCACCTACCTGATCCGCCCCGACCAGCACGTGGCCGCGCGCTGGCGCGGCTTCGACGCTGGGAAGGTCAACGCAGCGCTGCGGCGCGCGCTGGCGATGTGA
- a CDS encoding cytochrome c1 (PFAM: Cytochrome c) encodes MHRGLVVVLVLLLPALAGAAPPDGDAAGDVERGRALVADRSASLCALCHAVPGVPAHLQGNLAPSLAGVGARLDTSRLRAQLVEPRRLNPEAIMPGYRTTEGLNRVAEAWAGRPIFSAQQVEDVVAYLQTLR; translated from the coding sequence ATGCACCGCGGCCTGGTGGTGGTGCTGGTCCTGCTGCTGCCGGCGCTGGCCGGTGCGGCGCCGCCGGATGGCGACGCGGCAGGCGACGTCGAACGGGGCCGCGCGCTGGTGGCCGACCGCTCGGCCAGCCTGTGCGCGCTGTGCCATGCGGTGCCCGGTGTGCCGGCGCACCTGCAGGGCAACCTGGCGCCGTCGCTGGCGGGCGTGGGCGCGCGGCTGGACACCTCGCGTCTGCGCGCACAACTGGTCGAGCCGCGGCGGCTGAACCCCGAAGCCATCATGCCGGGCTACCGAACCACCGAGGGCCTGAACCGCGTGGCTGAGGCCTGGGCCGGGCGGCCGATCTTCAGCGCCCAGCAGGTTGAGGACGTGGTGGCCTACCTGCAGACGCTGCGCTGA
- a CDS encoding sulfur oxidation protein SoxZ (PFAM: Sulphur oxidation protein SoxZ): MAVRTLVNAPRQARPGEVIAIRATIAHPMETGFRSDASGRTLPRDIIQRFACRYNGELVFSAELFSAISANPYIAFHIRATDSGTLELRWEGDHGFVHTETVSLTVA, encoded by the coding sequence ATGGCCGTGCGCACCCTGGTCAATGCCCCGCGCCAGGCCCGCCCTGGCGAGGTCATCGCCATCCGCGCCACCATCGCGCACCCGATGGAAACCGGCTTTCGCAGCGATGCGTCCGGCCGCACGCTGCCGCGCGACATCATCCAGCGCTTTGCCTGCCGCTACAACGGTGAGCTGGTGTTCAGCGCCGAGCTGTTCAGCGCCATCTCGGCCAACCCCTACATCGCCTTCCACATCCGGGCCACCGACAGCGGCACGCTGGAACTGCGCTGGGAGGGCGACCACGGTTTCGTGCACACCGAAACCGTGTCGCTGACGGTCGCATGA